One Aminobacterium mobile DSM 12262 genomic window carries:
- a CDS encoding 3'-5' exoribonuclease YhaM family protein, producing MAEVEYLKTGAVRKLPRESKFYCLGVVNKIISKRDRNGKTYWELSIMDEEGALEGKIWGNAQWWDRRVEPQQSIDPLTWELTTDLAGHSIGLLGQVVEFRGQSQYNFNAVFYVDQERYKPHSFVQRSPFEEEDMEKDFRGMIETCTSPIKDFLNFVFKGEFWECFKVWPAAVSHHHAYVSGLLEHTLGVARLACSMAEASSHSGYEVNRDIVIGGALLHDIGKLDSYKLSPAPEMTVEGTVIDHIVLGYNRLARLFEEYNLDQRYASALGHIVVSHHGSKEFGSPVVPATPEAMIVSAADELDFKLYCWRDAVDQIDDGKEISEWSYSAQRRFWKWE from the coding sequence GTGGCGGAAGTTGAATATCTTAAAACAGGAGCTGTTCGAAAGCTGCCTCGGGAGAGTAAATTTTATTGTCTTGGTGTCGTCAATAAAATAATATCGAAAAGAGACCGTAATGGAAAAACCTATTGGGAGCTATCCATTATGGATGAGGAAGGTGCCCTTGAGGGTAAAATCTGGGGGAATGCCCAATGGTGGGATCGACGTGTAGAACCTCAACAATCGATAGATCCCCTGACATGGGAACTGACCACCGATTTGGCTGGACACAGCATAGGTCTTTTAGGTCAAGTTGTGGAATTTCGAGGCCAGTCTCAATATAATTTTAACGCGGTTTTTTATGTGGACCAAGAGCGATATAAGCCCCACTCTTTTGTGCAGCGTTCTCCTTTCGAAGAAGAAGATATGGAGAAAGACTTTCGTGGGATGATAGAAACATGTACCTCTCCTATAAAAGATTTTTTAAACTTTGTTTTTAAGGGGGAGTTCTGGGAATGCTTCAAAGTTTGGCCTGCTGCTGTTTCTCACCATCACGCATATGTTTCTGGTTTGCTGGAACATACACTTGGAGTAGCTCGATTGGCTTGTTCCATGGCAGAGGCTAGCTCTCATTCTGGGTACGAAGTAAACCGAGATATTGTTATTGGCGGAGCGTTATTGCATGATATAGGGAAGTTAGATTCTTATAAACTCTCTCCAGCCCCCGAAATGACAGTTGAGGGAACTGTTATCGATCACATAGTTTTGGGATATAACCGGTTAGCTCGTCTTTTTGAAGAGTACAACCTTGATCAGCGGTATGCTTCGGCATTAGGGCATATTGTAGTGAGCCATCATGGAAGTAAGGAATTCGGTTCTCCCGTTGTCCCAGCTACTCCTGAGGCCATGATTGTTTCAGCGGCAGATGAGTTGGACTTTAAGCTGTATTGTTGGAGAGACGCTGTAGACCAGATTGATGATGGTAAAGAGATATCTGAGTGGAGCTATTCTGCTCAGCGCCGATTTTGGAAATGGGAGTAA
- a CDS encoding 2,3-bisphosphoglycerate-independent phosphoglycerate mutase yields MVSRAELLQSLATENEKKILLLVMDGLGGLPGEEGSTELEEAVTPLMNRLAAESEMGLLSMVDVGITPGSGPGHLALFGYDPLTWSIGRGILEALGVGAHVGAGDVCARGNFCTVDHEKNIIVDRRAGRIPTEKSEEIIKKLQQAIHSIDDVKVTFYPGKEHRFVVVFSGEGLSEAVHDADPQKDGHPMRWAVAQNEEAKKTERIINGFIRRVWEVLKSETPANGCLLRGFSSAPHLPSLSELYKIKPIALATYPMYRGLARLVGMDIGEPGETMEELFHSVGRYWSEYNFFYVHVKYTDSRGEDGNFGEKVKVIEEVDRLLPKILDLKPDVLAITGDHSTPSRLAGHSWHDVPVLLWSPYARRSGALFFGERSCASGTLGRLPGEKLMGLLLAHSLKLEKYGA; encoded by the coding sequence GTGGTGTCCCGTGCAGAACTGCTTCAATCGTTGGCAACAGAGAATGAAAAGAAAATTCTTTTGCTCGTCATGGATGGTCTTGGGGGTCTTCCAGGAGAAGAGGGATCGACAGAATTGGAAGAGGCTGTTACTCCTCTTATGAACCGTTTAGCGGCTGAAAGTGAAATGGGACTTCTTTCTATGGTAGATGTTGGAATTACGCCAGGAAGTGGTCCAGGCCATTTGGCTCTTTTTGGGTATGATCCTCTTACGTGGTCAATTGGACGGGGAATTCTCGAAGCTCTTGGTGTTGGAGCTCATGTAGGTGCTGGAGATGTTTGTGCCAGGGGGAATTTTTGTACAGTGGATCATGAAAAAAATATTATTGTGGATCGTAGAGCTGGCCGCATTCCCACGGAAAAAAGCGAGGAAATTATAAAAAAACTTCAGCAGGCTATTCATTCTATTGACGATGTGAAAGTAACGTTCTATCCGGGCAAAGAACATCGTTTTGTAGTTGTTTTTTCAGGTGAAGGCTTGTCTGAAGCTGTCCATGATGCAGATCCTCAAAAAGATGGTCACCCTATGCGCTGGGCCGTAGCTCAAAATGAAGAGGCAAAGAAAACAGAGAGAATTATCAATGGTTTTATTCGCCGTGTTTGGGAAGTATTAAAATCGGAGACTCCTGCTAATGGGTGCCTCCTAAGAGGTTTTTCCTCTGCGCCTCATCTCCCCTCTCTTTCTGAACTATACAAGATAAAACCAATAGCATTGGCCACATACCCCATGTATCGAGGTTTGGCTCGTCTTGTAGGCATGGATATTGGAGAGCCAGGAGAAACAATGGAAGAGCTTTTCCATTCTGTTGGCAGATACTGGTCAGAATATAATTTTTTCTATGTCCATGTGAAGTACACAGATAGTAGAGGAGAGGATGGTAACTTTGGTGAAAAGGTGAAGGTGATAGAGGAGGTAGACAGACTTCTTCCTAAAATCCTCGACTTGAAACCTGATGTATTAGCAATTACAGGTGACCATAGCACGCCATCGCGCCTCGCCGGCCATTCATGGCATGATGTTCCCGTTTTGCTTTGGAGCCCTTATGCCCGTCGAAGTGGAGCGTTGTTCTTTGGTGAGCGGAGCTGCGCCTCTGGAACTCTGGGGCGTTTGCCGGGAGAAAAACTTATGGGATTATTGTTAGCTCACAGCTTGAAATTAGAAAAATATGGAGCTTGA
- a CDS encoding pyridoxal phosphate-dependent aminotransferase gives MKFSKRITSMQSSPIRRLIPYADEAKTKGKKVYHLNIGQPDIKTPPSFLSAIKNFAQEVIAYSTSQGSNELRDAMRKYYENFNIHFDRDHILVTNGGSEAIMFSIMATCDPGDEILIPEPFYANYNAFSQCVSVNVVPITTKAEEGFHLPPREKIEPLISPRTRCILISNPGNPTGTIYTLDEMKMLAELAKKHNLFIIADEVYREFVYDGLKYTSFGNLPEIEDRVIIVDSVSKRYSACGARIGCIASKNLDLMKEILKLCQGRLCVPTLEQVGATALYSTPVSYLEDVNKEYQTRRDTLYKALKEMPGVVCEQPKGAFYVMVKMPVDDAEKFVIWMLQNYDINGETMMAAPGEGFYATPGLGKNEARLAYVLNNEDIVKAMNILKGALEAYPGKIESIAAK, from the coding sequence ATGAAGTTTTCCAAAAGAATCACTTCCATGCAATCTTCTCCTATCAGAAGATTGATTCCGTACGCTGATGAAGCAAAGACCAAGGGCAAAAAGGTGTATCACCTCAACATAGGCCAACCCGATATAAAAACTCCTCCCTCTTTCCTCTCTGCGATTAAAAATTTCGCTCAAGAAGTTATTGCCTATTCTACCTCTCAAGGGAGCAACGAACTTCGCGACGCTATGAGAAAATACTATGAAAATTTCAATATTCATTTCGATCGGGATCATATTCTTGTCACTAACGGGGGCAGTGAAGCCATTATGTTCTCTATTATGGCTACGTGCGATCCTGGCGACGAAATTCTGATTCCTGAACCTTTCTACGCCAACTACAATGCCTTTTCACAATGCGTAAGTGTCAATGTGGTACCTATTACCACCAAAGCCGAGGAAGGATTTCACCTCCCGCCACGAGAGAAGATAGAGCCTCTTATCTCTCCTCGAACACGTTGTATTCTCATCTCAAATCCTGGGAACCCTACAGGAACTATCTATACTCTCGATGAGATGAAAATGCTAGCTGAGCTGGCCAAGAAACACAACTTGTTTATCATAGCTGACGAGGTCTACAGGGAGTTTGTTTATGATGGCCTTAAATATACCAGTTTTGGCAATCTCCCAGAAATAGAAGACAGGGTTATTATCGTCGATTCTGTATCGAAACGCTATAGTGCATGCGGAGCTCGCATTGGATGCATCGCTTCGAAAAACCTTGATCTTATGAAGGAAATATTAAAGCTTTGTCAGGGGAGACTCTGTGTCCCAACCCTTGAGCAAGTAGGTGCTACCGCCCTTTACAGTACCCCTGTCTCTTATCTGGAAGACGTGAACAAAGAGTATCAAACGAGGCGAGATACGCTATATAAAGCTCTAAAAGAAATGCCCGGCGTAGTATGCGAACAGCCAAAAGGGGCCTTTTATGTCATGGTAAAAATGCCAGTGGACGACGCTGAAAAATTCGTTATCTGGATGTTACAAAACTACGACATCAACGGGGAAACTATGATGGCAGCACCGGGAGAAGGATTTTATGCTACTCCCGGGCTTGGCAAGAATGAAGCCCGCCTCGCTTACGTATTAAATAATGAAGATATTGTAAAAGCTATGAACATTTTGAAAGGTGCCCTTGAGGCATATCCTGGCAAAATAGAATCAATAGCAGCTAAATAA
- a CDS encoding CDC48 family AAA ATPase, whose amino-acid sequence MSLRVKEALAKDVGHGIARMDPQDMKKYGLSEGQIVLIEGKRQTPVRILSCDSSDMGQQIVQIDGIIRENAHVGLDEKIKVLKTDHHFAGSIALRPLTTTPLLEKERDSIYLSSQLEGLPVLKGDRIRVTLFGTRTCDFLVSDTTPDSVVIISTATYVNVEKQSSSLQKASRISYEDIGGLGPQIQRVREMIELPLRFPQVFDRLGVQPPKGVLLYGPPGTGKTVIARAVANETDVYFTHISGPEIIGKFYGESEERLRNVFDEAQAHSPAIIFIDEIDAIAPKREEMGGEKQVERRVVAQLLALMDGLESRGQVIVIGATNIPNTLDPALRRPGRFDREIAIPIPDRNGRLEILQIHTRGMPLAQDVDLPRLAEITHGFVGADLEALAKEAAMASLRQLLPSIDYEKAQIPYDLLLSMNVSMENFLDALKEVEPSAIREIFVEVPDVTWDDIGGLDTIKEELIEAVQWPLKYSEIYEKFNITPPQGILLYGSSGTGKTLLVRALAHESGVNFIPVKGPSLMSKYVGESERAIRDVFRKAKQASPSILYFDEIESLVPIRGRDSGAGASFTERVISQFLAEMSGIEELKGVTVLATTNRIDLIDPALLSSGRFDVVLELPLPDREARGKIFKIHLRQKPLAKDVKIEKLAIQTEGHSGGDIALLCRKASALAIRDYLKNKKRKVPLLQNKHFEAAFVFLRDHLGKN is encoded by the coding sequence ATGTCACTACGGGTCAAAGAGGCTTTAGCTAAAGATGTAGGTCATGGTATTGCGCGAATGGATCCTCAAGACATGAAAAAATATGGGCTCTCTGAGGGACAAATAGTTCTTATAGAAGGTAAACGCCAGACTCCTGTGAGAATTCTATCTTGCGATTCCAGTGATATGGGGCAACAGATCGTCCAGATTGACGGCATTATCCGGGAAAACGCCCATGTCGGTCTGGATGAAAAGATAAAAGTGCTTAAAACGGATCATCATTTTGCGGGAAGTATTGCCCTCCGCCCTCTTACCACTACTCCATTACTTGAGAAAGAACGTGACTCTATCTATCTTAGTTCACAGTTGGAAGGCCTCCCCGTCCTCAAAGGAGACAGAATCCGGGTAACACTTTTTGGGACAAGAACATGCGATTTTCTCGTATCAGACACAACGCCAGACAGTGTTGTGATTATTAGCACTGCTACATATGTTAATGTGGAAAAGCAATCTTCCTCCCTACAAAAGGCAAGCCGTATATCTTATGAGGATATAGGTGGGCTTGGTCCCCAGATTCAAAGAGTGCGAGAAATGATTGAGCTCCCCCTCCGTTTCCCCCAAGTTTTCGATAGGTTGGGAGTACAACCTCCTAAAGGTGTGCTGCTGTACGGGCCTCCAGGAACAGGGAAGACAGTGATCGCACGAGCTGTAGCCAATGAAACAGACGTCTATTTTACACATATTTCAGGCCCTGAAATTATTGGGAAATTCTATGGTGAAAGTGAGGAACGACTTCGCAATGTTTTTGACGAAGCTCAGGCTCATTCCCCCGCTATTATTTTTATAGATGAAATCGATGCTATCGCCCCAAAACGAGAGGAAATGGGGGGCGAAAAACAAGTAGAGAGGCGAGTCGTTGCTCAACTTCTTGCCTTAATGGACGGTCTTGAATCTCGTGGGCAAGTTATTGTGATTGGGGCTACCAATATTCCCAACACTCTTGATCCCGCATTGCGCAGGCCAGGACGTTTTGATAGGGAAATCGCCATCCCCATCCCGGACCGGAACGGTCGGCTTGAAATACTGCAAATTCACACTCGAGGCATGCCTCTGGCACAAGATGTAGATCTTCCCCGGCTTGCAGAAATTACTCATGGTTTTGTAGGAGCGGATTTAGAAGCTTTGGCAAAAGAAGCCGCTATGGCATCCCTTCGGCAACTCTTGCCAAGTATAGATTATGAAAAAGCTCAAATTCCCTATGACCTACTGCTCTCCATGAATGTCTCCATGGAAAATTTTCTCGATGCTCTGAAGGAAGTAGAGCCTTCTGCGATTCGAGAAATTTTTGTGGAGGTTCCAGATGTAACTTGGGACGATATTGGCGGACTCGATACGATTAAGGAAGAACTTATTGAAGCTGTACAATGGCCACTTAAATATAGTGAAATCTATGAAAAGTTTAACATAACGCCGCCACAAGGTATTTTGCTCTATGGCTCTTCCGGTACGGGGAAAACCCTCCTTGTTCGGGCGCTGGCCCATGAAAGTGGAGTTAACTTTATTCCCGTCAAAGGCCCCTCGCTCATGTCAAAGTATGTAGGTGAAAGCGAACGGGCTATTCGGGATGTTTTTAGAAAGGCCAAACAAGCCTCTCCGTCTATCCTCTATTTTGATGAAATTGAATCTCTCGTTCCCATACGAGGGCGAGACAGCGGTGCTGGTGCCAGCTTTACAGAACGCGTAATCAGCCAATTTCTGGCAGAAATGAGCGGCATAGAAGAATTAAAGGGCGTCACAGTTCTGGCCACAACAAATAGGATCGATCTTATCGACCCCGCTCTCCTTAGCAGTGGCCGTTTTGATGTGGTTTTAGAACTACCGTTACCAGACAGGGAAGCTAGAGGAAAAATTTTCAAAATCCACCTTCGCCAGAAACCTTTAGCAAAAGACGTAAAAATAGAAAAATTAGCAATACAAACGGAAGGCCACTCGGGAGGAGATATTGCTCTTCTTTGTAGGAAAGCCTCTGCTCTGGCCATTCGAGATTACCTAAAAAACAAGAAGCGGAAAGTTCCCCTTTTACAGAACAAACATTTTGAGGCAGCTTTTGTTTTCTTAAGAGATCATTTAGGGAAGAACTAG
- a CDS encoding transglycosylase SLT domain-containing protein encodes MTRRYLRTLAMVLGILLLVNGAGVLALSAEERPSLDQAFWNRDWKLLDSLYQQGETISPRELSLVANAFWLQGRWKEALDVLQRIGSELPEELIPYRDMMIVLAHERTGNIAQALQAAHSLYSRAPEGLNYYVAYALYRLTATDEEKRGWLEAMLKLSTSQAQTVQTLNELLSLPGDNVAYGLQLVRFEPLNKKAFSVLEKSPEPWNAAVAGAVGYAAYLKGDYKKAISLFLSVPLDSAEGLKSRYYRAMSCYRLERYKEALDLWEWLAMNGKGYAESSIRRIGVLAGRAEEEKAIASLRRIADSGPVPFRSKALFALFTVADGDVKKNLELELIERYPTSEGARSILWDRAWEAWKKERTEDALVIWEQLLSGGEGVWRERLLYWTARGYEKVGEKNKAEERFYQLLAEYPLSIYSSLASPGGPSFSNEIPSELNRSQGILEKWGFVFYAKLSLLKEGTPSAMYRAAVLSEWLGDEAGAYSTVSSLSSTLLKNVPLPREGIRFLYPRPFKNLVESASQRFGVEGNLIWAVMRQESAFDADVNSWVGAVGLMQLMPATGQEEARLLEMGNADLWDPATNILLGASHLARLQKRFRRLEWAVAAYNAGSGSVGKWIKEGEDRPFDEWMEDIPYNETRNYVRKVMGNLFIYRVLY; translated from the coding sequence TTGACAAGGAGATATCTTCGAACTCTGGCAATGGTGTTAGGAATCCTTTTACTGGTAAATGGAGCGGGAGTACTGGCCCTTTCCGCAGAAGAAAGACCTTCTCTGGATCAAGCCTTTTGGAATAGAGATTGGAAGTTACTCGATTCCCTCTATCAGCAGGGAGAGACGATTTCGCCGCGAGAGCTTTCTCTTGTGGCAAATGCTTTTTGGCTTCAAGGACGCTGGAAAGAAGCTTTAGATGTTTTGCAGAGAATAGGAAGCGAGCTCCCTGAAGAGCTGATTCCTTATAGAGATATGATGATTGTTTTGGCTCACGAACGTACGGGGAATATAGCTCAAGCATTACAGGCGGCTCATTCTCTCTACTCAAGGGCTCCGGAAGGCTTAAACTATTACGTAGCTTATGCTCTGTATCGCTTGACAGCAACAGATGAGGAGAAAAGGGGCTGGCTTGAAGCCATGTTGAAGCTTTCCACTAGCCAAGCTCAGACAGTCCAAACTCTGAACGAGCTTCTTTCCCTCCCAGGTGATAACGTGGCTTATGGATTACAGCTTGTACGTTTTGAGCCTCTCAACAAAAAAGCTTTTTCTGTCCTAGAAAAGAGCCCGGAACCTTGGAATGCAGCTGTGGCTGGAGCTGTCGGTTACGCAGCGTACTTAAAAGGGGATTACAAGAAAGCTATCTCCCTTTTTTTATCTGTTCCTCTAGATTCAGCAGAAGGGTTAAAATCCCGTTATTATCGAGCGATGTCTTGCTATCGGCTGGAGCGCTATAAAGAGGCGTTGGATTTATGGGAATGGTTAGCTATGAATGGGAAGGGGTATGCGGAATCCTCTATTCGTCGAATTGGTGTTTTAGCAGGGCGGGCAGAAGAAGAAAAAGCTATAGCTTCATTACGTCGTATTGCAGATAGTGGCCCAGTTCCATTTCGATCCAAAGCACTATTTGCTCTTTTTACTGTCGCTGACGGGGATGTTAAGAAAAACTTAGAACTAGAACTTATAGAACGTTACCCTACGTCGGAAGGGGCGCGATCGATCCTTTGGGATCGAGCATGGGAAGCCTGGAAGAAAGAGAGGACGGAAGATGCTCTTGTAATATGGGAACAGCTTCTATCGGGCGGCGAGGGTGTGTGGAGAGAGCGTCTTTTGTACTGGACAGCTCGTGGATACGAAAAAGTAGGGGAAAAGAATAAAGCTGAGGAACGTTTTTATCAACTCCTCGCTGAATATCCTCTCTCTATTTATAGTTCTCTCGCCTCTCCAGGAGGGCCCTCTTTTAGTAACGAGATCCCTTCTGAACTCAATCGGTCGCAGGGTATTCTTGAAAAATGGGGTTTTGTTTTTTATGCCAAACTGAGCTTATTGAAGGAAGGGACTCCTTCCGCTATGTACAGAGCTGCAGTTTTATCAGAATGGCTTGGAGATGAAGCCGGTGCTTATAGCACCGTTTCTTCTTTGTCCTCTACGCTGCTCAAGAACGTACCTCTGCCGCGAGAGGGGATACGCTTTCTCTATCCTAGGCCCTTTAAAAATCTTGTGGAGTCTGCTTCTCAGCGTTTTGGCGTAGAGGGGAATCTTATTTGGGCTGTTATGCGACAGGAAAGTGCCTTTGATGCTGATGTGAATAGCTGGGTGGGAGCTGTCGGTCTTATGCAGCTTATGCCTGCGACAGGACAAGAAGAGGCTCGGCTTCTGGAGATGGGAAATGCAGATTTATGGGATCCAGCGACAAATATTTTGCTTGGTGCTTCTCACCTGGCTAGATTACAGAAGCGTTTCAGACGATTGGAGTGGGCGGTAGCAGCTTATAATGCAGGAAGTGGATCTGTAGGGAAGTGGATAAAAGAGGGAGAGGATCGCCCCTTTGATGAATGGATGGAAGATATTCCTTACAATGAAACAAGGAATTATGTAAGAAAAGTTATGGGGAACCTATTTATCTATAGGGTACTTTATTAG
- a CDS encoding M48 family metallopeptidase, whose product MCCFFKKFVLFLFVLSLSAGAAEAALSPQQLERAWERISKAAGLETAPITIENKKEPNAWVQFSGDNRSVHVTSGLMNLLDTEDEIAGILGHETGHIKLNHYGSTVGRNLLWTLLFKNIKGSSGEILANLGVGLAESGFSREQEVEADDYGVDLAVKVGYSPWGLVKALEKMRDAGYATSPSGFNSHPPTERRLQHIRETASKYSK is encoded by the coding sequence ATGTGTTGCTTCTTTAAAAAATTTGTACTCTTTCTTTTTGTTCTTTCTCTCTCAGCTGGAGCTGCAGAAGCTGCCCTATCTCCACAACAGCTTGAACGGGCATGGGAAAGAATATCTAAGGCTGCTGGGCTGGAAACAGCTCCTATTACTATAGAAAATAAAAAAGAACCCAATGCTTGGGTTCAATTTTCTGGAGATAATCGTTCCGTCCACGTTACATCAGGACTAATGAACCTTCTCGATACAGAAGATGAAATAGCTGGAATTCTCGGCCACGAGACGGGCCATATCAAGCTGAATCATTATGGAAGTACGGTAGGGCGCAATCTCCTCTGGACCCTTCTTTTCAAGAATATCAAAGGCTCCAGTGGCGAGATTCTTGCCAATCTTGGTGTCGGCCTTGCAGAATCTGGTTTTAGCCGAGAACAGGAAGTAGAAGCAGATGACTATGGGGTGGATCTGGCTGTTAAAGTTGGATATAGCCCTTGGGGGCTAGTTAAGGCCTTGGAAAAGATGCGTGATGCAGGGTATGCTACATCGCCCAGTGGCTTCAACTCCCATCCTCCTACAGAGCGGAGATTGCAACATATACGGGAAACCGCTTCAAAATACAGCAAATAA
- a CDS encoding PLP-dependent aminotransferase family protein, whose product MSKIWEANFSYNAVNVRPSPIREMLSVIKQPGMISFAGGMPAPEIFPIDEFYEGVHILKDDGKNLLQYGTTEGYLPLKEFLAEWTAPRMGRAVSPTEEMIITTGSQQALDLFSWAMVDRGDYVITEDPSYLAALTTFYNHGARFIGIPTDRNGMQVDLLPEAIERARKEGKNIKFIYTIVNFHNPGGSTMSIARRKKLVEFSHKYNIPIFEDDPYGYVRYDGEHLPSIFSFDSQGGVVYAGSFSKILSPGSRVGWVAGSKDIIRKMTVFKQATDLCTSTITQALVAEYCRNGYLDKHLPVIIGNYRVKRDAMDESFKRHLDPLGVSWVKPEGGFFYWLHFPGVNTHDLFKKAIEKKVAFVVGEPFCTNPGSGIHNARLCFTFPTPEVIEEGVKRLAVAVQELVQTVEA is encoded by the coding sequence GTGAGCAAAATTTGGGAGGCAAATTTCAGTTACAATGCTGTGAACGTAAGGCCTTCGCCTATTAGAGAGATGCTTTCTGTTATCAAACAACCTGGTATGATTTCTTTTGCAGGAGGAATGCCTGCTCCAGAGATTTTCCCGATTGATGAGTTTTATGAAGGAGTCCACATTCTTAAAGATGATGGTAAAAATCTCCTTCAATATGGGACGACAGAGGGCTACCTCCCTTTGAAAGAATTTTTGGCAGAGTGGACCGCCCCGCGAATGGGGCGAGCTGTGTCTCCTACAGAAGAAATGATTATTACCACTGGATCCCAACAAGCTCTTGACCTTTTCTCTTGGGCCATGGTAGACAGAGGCGATTATGTCATCACCGAAGATCCTTCATACCTTGCTGCCCTCACTACTTTCTATAATCATGGAGCCCGCTTCATCGGCATTCCTACGGATAGGAACGGTATGCAAGTCGATCTGCTGCCGGAAGCCATAGAAAGAGCTCGTAAAGAAGGAAAGAATATAAAGTTCATTTACACTATCGTTAATTTCCATAATCCTGGCGGCTCTACCATGTCAATTGCAAGGCGGAAAAAGCTTGTGGAATTTTCTCATAAATACAATATACCTATCTTCGAAGACGACCCTTACGGTTATGTGCGTTATGACGGAGAACATCTCCCATCTATATTTTCTTTCGATAGTCAGGGAGGAGTTGTCTACGCTGGCTCTTTCTCCAAAATTCTATCGCCAGGCAGTCGTGTAGGATGGGTTGCCGGTTCCAAAGATATTATAAGGAAAATGACGGTGTTTAAACAGGCTACAGACCTGTGCACTAGCACCATTACCCAAGCGTTGGTAGCCGAATATTGCCGCAATGGCTATCTCGATAAACATTTACCCGTCATTATCGGTAACTACCGCGTTAAACGAGACGCTATGGACGAAAGCTTCAAGCGCCATCTCGATCCTTTAGGGGTATCGTGGGTTAAACCTGAAGGAGGATTCTTTTACTGGCTCCATTTCCCTGGGGTCAATACTCATGATCTCTTCAAAAAAGCTATCGAAAAGAAGGTAGCTTTCGTAGTTGGAGAACCTTTCTGCACAAACCCAGGAAGTGGAATTCATAACGCTCGACTGTGCTTCACATTCCCTACGCCAGAGGTAATAGAGGAAGGAGTTAAAAGGTTGGCGGTAGCAGTGCAAGAACTGGTTCAAACCGTTGAAGCATAG
- a CDS encoding PLP-dependent aminotransferase family protein, with protein sequence MDNFWEPLYSEAAQKIKPSPIRDIFHIIRKPGMISFAGGMPDPEIFPIEQFYEASSIIRKHGKDILQYGVTEGYPPLKEFLIQWLAPRLGRTISMEEILITSGSIQATDLLTLSTINRGDYVITEEPTFLGATIDMYNHGARFLCVPCDNHGMEVDKLPEIIDKAHAKGNRIKYIYTIPNFNNPSGVTMSLERRKKLIAIAQKYKIAILEDDPYGYIRFEGENIPPLYSLDKTGLVIYAGSFSKILAPGTRVAWCCGNKDIIRKMAVFKQGVDTCTSVVAQALVYEYCRLGYLESFLPRIVDHYRKKRDYMEDALNVHLPEETAFFHTPAGGFFYWVETPYISSNDLFEKALEKNVAFVKGEPFYPNGGGAHHLRLCYTFPSPDMIDEGIRRLGVSVRELL encoded by the coding sequence GTGGACAATTTTTGGGAACCTCTCTATAGTGAAGCAGCACAAAAAATAAAACCTTCTCCTATTCGTGACATCTTCCATATTATTAGAAAACCTGGCATGATCTCTTTCGCAGGTGGAATGCCCGACCCAGAAATTTTTCCAATAGAACAGTTTTATGAAGCCTCGTCCATTATCCGAAAGCATGGGAAAGATATTCTTCAATATGGGGTTACAGAAGGATATCCTCCCCTCAAGGAGTTTCTAATTCAATGGCTCGCCCCCCGTTTGGGACGCACAATCTCCATGGAAGAGATACTTATAACTTCTGGATCTATTCAAGCAACAGACCTTCTCACCCTCTCTACTATTAATCGTGGAGATTACGTTATTACAGAAGAGCCCACTTTTCTGGGAGCCACTATTGATATGTATAATCATGGAGCTCGTTTCCTTTGTGTCCCTTGTGATAACCACGGTATGGAAGTAGACAAACTACCTGAAATCATAGATAAAGCTCATGCAAAAGGGAACCGCATTAAATATATTTATACCATTCCCAACTTCAATAATCCTTCCGGTGTTACCATGAGCTTGGAGCGGCGTAAAAAACTGATAGCTATTGCTCAAAAATACAAAATAGCCATTCTGGAGGATGATCCTTACGGTTATATCCGTTTTGAGGGAGAAAATATACCCCCTCTCTATTCTCTTGATAAGACAGGCCTCGTCATCTATGCTGGATCTTTTTCAAAAATTCTTGCGCCAGGAACGCGAGTAGCGTGGTGTTGCGGCAATAAAGACATTATTAGAAAAATGGCAGTCTTTAAACAAGGAGTAGATACATGTACGAGCGTAGTGGCTCAGGCTCTCGTTTATGAATATTGCCGATTAGGATATTTAGAGTCCTTCCTGCCTCGAATTGTAGATCATTATAGAAAAAAACGGGATTACATGGAGGACGCATTGAACGTCCACCTACCTGAAGAGACCGCTTTTTTTCATACTCCAGCTGGTGGTTTCTTCTATTGGGTTGAAACCCCCTATATATCATCGAACGACCTCTTCGAAAAGGCACTAGAAAAAAATGTAGCCTTTGTAAAAGGAGAACCTTTCTATCCCAACGGAGGAGGGGCACATCACTTACGGCTTTGTTACACATTTCCTTCCCCAGATATGATCGATGAAGGGATACGTCGGCTCGGAGTGTCTGTGAGAGAGCTTTTATAG